One window of the Pedobacter ginsengisoli genome contains the following:
- a CDS encoding UDP-N-acetylmuramoyl-L-alanyl-D-glutamate--2,6-diaminopimelate ligase yields MQLQEVLYGVAITNLVGVTSREVSALVFDSRLVAKDVVFFAIKGTLSDGHAFIPATIEAGASVIVCEVIPAVRDEQVTYIEVENSAAALGIMASNFNGNPSAKLQLIGITGTNGKTTIATLLFKLFRELGYKVGLISTVENHINDQVIPATHTTPNPLALNSLLQDMVAADCSYCFMEVSSHAVVQHRIEGLSFSGGVFSNITHDHLDFHVTFDNYIKAKKAFFDGLPKSAFALTNVDDKNGMVMLQNTKASKKTYALKQLADFNAKVIENSFNGLHLDIDGADVFFKLVGSFNAYNLLAVYGTAMLLEQDQLSVLTVLSRLTGAEGRFEYVVSPQNIIGIIDYAHTPDAVQNVLNTIQNIRKGTEQVITVIGCGGDRDKAKRPVMAQVACDWSDKVILTSDNPRTENPQTIIEDMEKGVSPTNKRKTLSIVDRKEAIKTACHLAKPGDIILLAGKGHEKYQEINGVRHHFDDKEVLVEQFNLIS; encoded by the coding sequence ATGCAGTTGCAGGAAGTTTTATATGGGGTAGCAATAACAAACCTGGTTGGGGTAACCAGCAGGGAGGTTAGCGCTTTGGTGTTTGATTCGCGTCTGGTTGCTAAGGATGTTGTGTTTTTTGCAATTAAGGGTACTTTGTCTGACGGGCATGCCTTTATCCCTGCTACTATTGAAGCAGGCGCAAGTGTTATTGTTTGCGAAGTAATACCTGCAGTTCGAGATGAGCAGGTAACTTATATAGAGGTTGAAAACAGTGCGGCTGCGTTGGGGATTATGGCTTCTAATTTTAATGGAAATCCTTCTGCTAAACTACAGCTAATTGGTATTACTGGTACCAATGGTAAAACTACTATTGCTACTTTATTATTTAAATTATTCAGGGAGCTTGGTTATAAGGTTGGTTTGATCTCGACAGTTGAGAATCATATTAACGATCAGGTGATTCCTGCTACGCATACTACGCCAAATCCTTTGGCTTTAAATAGTCTTTTACAGGATATGGTGGCTGCCGATTGTAGCTATTGTTTTATGGAGGTTAGTTCTCATGCGGTGGTGCAGCATAGAATTGAAGGCCTAAGTTTTTCAGGGGGGGTGTTTTCTAATATCACACATGACCATTTAGATTTTCATGTAACCTTTGATAATTATATTAAAGCGAAAAAGGCTTTTTTTGACGGCCTGCCAAAATCGGCTTTTGCATTAACCAATGTTGATGATAAAAACGGAATGGTAATGCTGCAGAATACTAAAGCTTCGAAAAAAACCTATGCCCTTAAACAGCTTGCTGACTTTAACGCTAAGGTTATTGAAAACAGCTTTAACGGTTTGCACCTGGATATTGACGGGGCCGATGTATTTTTTAAACTGGTAGGTTCTTTTAATGCTTACAATTTACTTGCGGTATACGGTACTGCTATGTTGCTTGAACAGGATCAGCTTTCGGTACTTACAGTATTAAGTAGGTTAACAGGTGCCGAGGGTAGGTTTGAGTATGTGGTTTCGCCTCAGAATATCATTGGAATAATTGACTACGCGCACACTCCTGATGCTGTTCAGAATGTTTTGAATACCATACAGAATATAAGAAAAGGTACTGAACAGGTGATTACAGTAATTGGCTGTGGCGGCGACAGGGATAAAGCTAAACGCCCTGTAATGGCGCAGGTTGCTTGCGACTGGAGCGATAAAGTGATTTTAACTTCGGATAACCCGAGAACGGAAAACCCGCAAACGATAATAGAGGATATGGAAAAGGGTGTTTCGCCAACAAATAAAAGAAAAACATTAAGTATAGTGGACAGGAAAGAGGCAATTAAAACTGCCTGTCATTTGGCTAAACCCGGTGATATTATTTTACTGGCAGGTAAGGGGCATGAAAAATATCAGGAAATAAATGGTGTAAGACATCATTTTGATGATAAAGAGGTATTGGTGGAACAATTTAATTTGATCAGCTAA
- a CDS encoding penicillin-binding protein produces the protein MNIRANILLRVYLSFGLIVLFAVAVLIRLCDVQFVEGHKWRAMADSLSTKYINVEAARGNIYSNDGSLLATSIPEYELRMDMYAGGIADNEVFDGKVDSLALRLSQFFKDKTPKEYSRYLRTARRDSARYLLIKRKVGYQELKEIRTFPLYNVGKYTGGLIAVQQNKRIKPFKYLAARTIGYKNENVANGVGLEGAYGEYINGESGKRLVQRISGGVWMPVNDEAEVAPKEGADIISTIDINMQDLAQSALEKQLKISDADHGTVILMEVTTGEVRAVANYTRVKEGVYEEKFNYAIGGSQDPGSTFKLASYMALLEDNKVDTNTMVATGDGTYRIPGHTIKDSHGGIGTVTVMKAFEQSANTAVAKLVNAAYQDNPSQFTDHLYDIHMNERLGLQIPGETKPVIKNPSFKSWNKNMTLPQMAYGYEMQITPLQMLTFYNAIANDGKYIAPIFVKEIRRLGNPIQQFSARVISDRVCSEKTVKKLQAMLESVVTKGTGKLMGSPLYRVAGKTGTAQVADGNRGYKAKKSYQASFCGYFPADKPKYSIMVAINGPKNGYYGAAVAGPVFKEIADRIYASDMEMYNDIPNHLVGNTKAPEAKAGESKAVKKIYKSLGIKALYADKSVSGIDTNNGVPYEELATVKGVMPDVKGMGLKDALYLLGNAGLKTRVKGGGKVVAQSIPAGNRIGRGLLVQLELQ, from the coding sequence ATGAATATTAGAGCTAACATATTATTACGTGTTTATCTGTCTTTCGGACTGATTGTACTGTTTGCCGTGGCAGTACTGATCAGACTTTGCGATGTACAGTTTGTGGAGGGACATAAATGGCGTGCCATGGCCGATAGTCTCTCTACAAAGTATATCAATGTGGAAGCAGCACGTGGAAATATCTACTCAAACGATGGAAGCTTGCTTGCAACTTCTATTCCTGAGTATGAGCTCCGTATGGATATGTATGCCGGTGGTATTGCTGATAATGAAGTGTTTGATGGTAAGGTTGATTCGTTGGCATTGAGGCTATCGCAATTCTTTAAAGATAAAACGCCTAAGGAATACTCAAGGTACTTACGTACTGCCAGACGTGACAGTGCACGTTATTTATTGATTAAGCGTAAAGTTGGTTATCAGGAACTTAAAGAGATCAGGACTTTTCCTTTATATAATGTAGGAAAATACACGGGTGGCTTAATTGCTGTTCAGCAAAATAAAAGAATAAAACCGTTTAAATATCTTGCTGCAAGGACTATTGGCTATAAAAATGAAAATGTTGCCAATGGGGTTGGTTTAGAGGGCGCATACGGTGAATATATTAATGGCGAAAGCGGAAAAAGACTGGTTCAGAGAATATCTGGCGGTGTTTGGATGCCTGTTAATGATGAGGCTGAGGTAGCGCCTAAAGAGGGTGCAGATATTATATCGACCATTGATATTAATATGCAGGACCTGGCGCAAAGTGCGTTGGAAAAGCAGTTGAAGATTAGTGATGCTGACCACGGAACTGTAATACTGATGGAGGTGACTACAGGTGAGGTGAGGGCAGTTGCCAATTATACAAGGGTTAAAGAAGGGGTTTACGAAGAGAAATTTAATTATGCTATTGGTGGTAGCCAGGATCCTGGATCGACCTTTAAGCTGGCTTCTTATATGGCACTTCTGGAAGATAATAAAGTGGATACCAATACAATGGTGGCTACTGGAGACGGAACTTACAGGATACCGGGCCATACGATTAAAGATTCGCATGGTGGTATTGGAACGGTTACCGTAATGAAGGCTTTTGAGCAATCGGCAAATACTGCGGTAGCCAAGCTGGTTAATGCGGCTTATCAGGATAATCCATCGCAGTTTACCGATCATTTGTATGATATTCATATGAATGAAAGGCTTGGGTTGCAGATACCGGGTGAAACCAAGCCGGTGATTAAGAATCCTTCGTTTAAAAGTTGGAATAAAAATATGACACTGCCACAAATGGCATATGGTTATGAAATGCAGATTACGCCTTTGCAAATGCTGACTTTTTACAATGCCATTGCCAATGATGGTAAGTATATCGCGCCAATTTTTGTTAAGGAAATCCGTAGGCTGGGAAACCCGATTCAGCAGTTTAGTGCAAGGGTGATTTCGGATAGGGTTTGTTCTGAAAAGACAGTTAAAAAATTGCAGGCTATGCTGGAATCGGTAGTTACTAAAGGTACTGGTAAGCTGATGGGATCGCCATTATACAGGGTAGCGGGTAAAACAGGTACTGCCCAGGTTGCTGATGGGAACAGGGGGTATAAGGCTAAAAAGAGCTATCAGGCTTCTTTTTGTGGTTATTTCCCTGCTGATAAACCTAAGTATTCTATTATGGTAGCCATTAACGGGCCTAAAAACGGTTACTATGGTGCTGCGGTTGCTGGGCCGGTATTTAAAGAAATTGCTGATCGCATTTATGCCAGTGATATGGAAATGTACAATGATATTCCAAATCATCTGGTAGGCAATACAAAAGCTCCTGAAGCGAAAGCGGGTGAGAGTAAAGCGGTTAAAAAGATTTATAAATCATTAGGTATTAAAGCGCTTTATGCAGATAAATCTGTAAGTGGTATTGATACCAATAATGGGGTTCCTTACGAAGAGCTTGCTACGGTAAAAGGGGTAATGCCTGATGTGAAGGGAATGGGTTTAAAAGATGCATTATACCTGTTGGGTAATGCGGGATTAAAAACCAGGGTAAAAGGTGGTGGTAAGGTTGTAGCACAATCTATACCTGCCGGAAACAGAATTGGAAGAGGATTATTAGTTCAACTTGAATTACAATAA
- a CDS encoding FtsL-like putative cell division protein, with the protein MNNRFREHIDEEPEEDEELDIRIKKKEPASENQFFKKLFTEGVVSKEAATEMLPFLIFLSVLGMLYIANSHMAIKNIRNIDQLSKEVKEMSWEYKSLKADLMFKSKLTEVAKKVDTLGIKELTEPPKKIVISSNEY; encoded by the coding sequence ATGAATAACAGGTTTAGGGAACATATAGACGAGGAGCCGGAAGAAGACGAAGAATTGGATATCAGGATCAAGAAAAAAGAGCCTGCATCTGAAAATCAGTTCTTTAAAAAGTTATTTACTGAAGGGGTAGTGAGTAAGGAAGCTGCAACAGAGATGTTGCCGTTTTTGATATTTCTGTCGGTTTTGGGAATGCTGTATATCGCGAATAGCCATATGGCCATCAAGAACATCAGGAATATAGATCAGTTAAGTAAGGAAGTAAAAGAGATGAGCTGGGAATACAAATCGCTTAAGGCTGATTTGATGTTTAAAAGTAAACTAACAGAAGTTGCAAAAAAAGTGGATACACTGGGAATAAAAGAATTAACAGAGCCACCAAAAAAAATTGTAATAAGCAGTAATGAATATTAG
- the rsmH gene encoding 16S rRNA (cytosine(1402)-N(4))-methyltransferase RsmH: MENNYHVPVLLQECIDGLNIKPNGVYVDVTFGGGGHSREILKHLDKDGVLIAFDQDPDAQRNKIDDPRFHFVDQNFAFLKNNLRLLGFKAVDGILADLGVSSHQFNEPERGFSTRFDSALDMRMDKQGKLTAAEVLNTYTEEKLHRIFGIYGEVKNAKSLAKAVVTGRIERPIATLADFKKAVAAHIPKGKENKYMAQVFQALRIEVNAEIDVLENFLVQTADVLKSGGRLVVMSYHSLEDRPVKNYLAKGKFKGEVDKDFFGNEQKPFKLITRKAVMADEAELERNSRSRSAKLRIGEKL, from the coding sequence ATGGAAAATAATTACCATGTTCCGGTTTTGTTGCAGGAGTGTATTGATGGTTTAAATATTAAACCTAACGGTGTTTATGTTGATGTAACTTTTGGCGGTGGTGGTCACTCAAGAGAGATCCTTAAACATTTGGATAAAGATGGTGTGCTGATTGCTTTTGATCAGGATCCGGATGCGCAGAGAAATAAGATAGATGATCCGCGCTTTCACTTTGTAGATCAGAATTTCGCATTCCTTAAAAATAACCTTCGCCTGCTGGGCTTTAAAGCTGTTGATGGCATTTTGGCTGACCTTGGTGTCTCTTCTCATCAGTTTAATGAGCCGGAAAGAGGATTCTCGACCAGGTTTGATTCTGCATTGGATATGCGAATGGATAAGCAGGGTAAGCTTACTGCTGCGGAAGTACTGAATACTTATACTGAAGAAAAGCTGCACCGCATATTTGGTATTTATGGTGAGGTTAAAAATGCAAAGTCGCTGGCTAAAGCTGTAGTGACCGGCCGTATAGAGCGCCCGATAGCAACCCTGGCTGATTTTAAAAAAGCAGTTGCGGCACACATTCCAAAGGGAAAAGAAAATAAATATATGGCGCAGGTTTTTCAGGCCCTGCGCATCGAGGTGAATGCCGAGATAGATGTGCTGGAAAATTTTCTGGTACAGACTGCTGATGTGCTAAAGAGTGGGGGACGTCTGGTGGTGATGTCTTACCATTCTTTGGAAGACCGGCCGGTAAAGAATTACCTCGCCAAAGGAAAGTTTAAAGGTGAGGTTGATAAAGACTTTTTTGGTAACGAACAAAAGCCTTTTAAACTAATAACAAGGAAAGCTGTAATGGCTGATGAAGCTGAACTGGAACGTAACAGCAGATCCAGAAGTGCGAAATTAAGGATTGGAGAGAAGTTATGA
- the mraZ gene encoding division/cell wall cluster transcriptional repressor MraZ — protein sequence MVQLLGEFDCKLDAKGRLMVPSSLKKQLPNVEQEGLVINRGFEKHLVIYPKKVWEKIVEDLSKLNPYEQKNREFIRLFTRGATELTLDATGRVNLPNSLLESVGIEINTELVLACQFDKIEVWSKKSYEALFDKDPADFALLAAEVMGDKNRREDGK from the coding sequence ATGGTTCAGTTATTAGGAGAATTTGATTGTAAATTAGACGCGAAAGGCCGCTTGATGGTCCCTTCGAGCCTGAAAAAGCAATTGCCTAATGTTGAGCAAGAGGGACTTGTGATTAACAGGGGTTTTGAGAAGCACCTGGTGATCTATCCTAAAAAAGTATGGGAAAAGATTGTGGAGGACTTGAGTAAGCTGAATCCGTACGAACAAAAAAACAGAGAATTTATAAGATTATTTACCCGCGGTGCTACAGAATTGACACTGGATGCAACTGGCAGGGTTAATTTGCCCAACTCATTACTGGAATCGGTAGGTATTGAAATTAATACTGAACTGGTACTGGCTTGTCAGTTCGATAAGATTGAGGTTTGGTCTAAAAAATCATACGAAGCATTATTTGATAAAGATCCTGCTGACTTTGCGCTGCTTGCTGCCGAAGTGATGGGGGATAAGAACAGGAGGGAAGATGGAAAATAA
- a CDS encoding phosphoglycerate kinase yields the protein MRTIDQCNFADKKALVRVDFNVPLDKDFNITDDKRMRAALPTINKILNDGGSVILMSHLGRPKDGPDDKNSLKHILGDLSRMLDLEVKFANDCIGAEAVEKAKNLMPGQVLLLENLRFYKEEEKGDKAFAEKLAKLGNVYVNDAFGTAHRAHASTAIVAEFFPDAKYFGYLMAEELKNAEKVNHGAAKPFTAIMGGAKVSDKILLIESLLDKVDNLIIGGGMAYTFAKAQGGEIGTSLLEADRMELCLELLEKAKAKGVNLVLPVDTVIADKFDNDAEKGNVDAGQIPADWMGLDIGPKTAELFAGIIKDSKTLLWNGPMGVFEMTSFEVGTRAIADAVVAATKENGAFSLIGGGDSAAAIAKFNLEDEVSYVSTGGGALLEYMEGKELPGVKAIND from the coding sequence ATGAGAACAATAGATCAATGCAACTTTGCAGATAAGAAAGCTTTAGTCAGAGTTGACTTTAACGTCCCTTTGGATAAAGATTTTAATATTACTGATGATAAAAGAATGCGTGCGGCGCTACCTACAATCAATAAAATATTAAATGATGGTGGTAGTGTTATTCTAATGTCTCACCTGGGCAGACCAAAAGATGGTCCGGATGATAAAAATTCTTTGAAGCACATTTTAGGTGATCTTTCGAGAATGCTGGACCTTGAAGTGAAATTTGCCAATGATTGTATTGGTGCTGAAGCGGTTGAAAAAGCTAAAAACCTGATGCCGGGACAAGTGCTTTTGTTAGAAAACCTGCGCTTTTACAAGGAAGAGGAAAAAGGCGATAAAGCTTTTGCTGAAAAGTTAGCGAAACTTGGAAATGTATATGTAAATGATGCTTTTGGTACTGCACACCGTGCACATGCATCAACTGCTATTGTTGCTGAGTTTTTCCCTGATGCTAAATACTTTGGTTATTTGATGGCTGAAGAATTGAAGAATGCTGAAAAAGTAAATCATGGTGCTGCTAAACCTTTTACTGCTATTATGGGTGGTGCAAAGGTATCGGACAAGATTTTATTGATTGAAAGTTTACTTGATAAAGTTGACAACCTGATTATTGGTGGTGGTATGGCTTATACTTTTGCTAAAGCACAAGGTGGCGAAATTGGTACTTCTTTATTAGAAGCTGATAGAATGGAGCTTTGCCTGGAGCTACTGGAGAAAGCTAAAGCTAAAGGTGTAAATTTAGTGTTGCCTGTTGATACTGTAATTGCTGATAAATTTGACAATGATGCAGAAAAAGGTAATGTTGATGCCGGACAAATTCCTGCTGACTGGATGGGATTAGATATTGGCCCTAAAACTGCTGAATTGTTTGCCGGTATTATTAAAGACTCTAAAACATTATTGTGGAATGGCCCGATGGGTGTTTTTGAAATGACCAGTTTTGAGGTGGGTACACGCGCAATTGCTGATGCAGTTGTTGCGGCAACTAAAGAAAACGGTGCCTTCTCTTTAATTGGTGGTGGTGATTCGGCTGCTGCAATTGCCAAGTTTAATTTAGAAGATGAGGTAAGCTACGTATCTACCGGTGGTGGAGCATTGCTTGAATATATGGAAGGTAAAGAATTGCCGGGTGTAAAAGCTATAAATGACTAG
- the gap gene encoding type I glyceraldehyde-3-phosphate dehydrogenase has product MNIAINGFGRIGRIFLRTAIEKNINVVAINDLGDPAALAHLFKYDTVHRGFKGTVKFENDGLIINGKKILVYAEPDPGKLPWADLGIDLVLESTGKFASKAGADLHLIAGARQVLISAPCGDKGVEMVVLGVNDAEVNLKAPVLSNASCTTNNVAPMVKILDDNWGILDGYITTVHSMTGDQNLHDAPHKDLRRARAASASIIPTSTGAAKAITNIFPHLDGKLGGAGIRVPVLNGSLTDFTCILKKETTIEEINVAFKKASENEMRDIIEYTEDPIVSVDILDNPHSCIFDSQLTSIVGDLVKVVGWYDNESGYSARLVDVVQKIIKSN; this is encoded by the coding sequence ATGAACATCGCAATTAATGGTTTTGGTAGGATTGGACGCATCTTTCTGCGTACTGCTATCGAAAAAAACATCAACGTTGTTGCCATCAATGATCTGGGAGATCCGGCTGCTTTGGCCCACCTTTTTAAGTATGATACTGTACACAGAGGTTTTAAGGGTACAGTGAAATTTGAGAATGATGGTTTGATCATTAATGGAAAGAAAATTCTTGTATATGCTGAGCCTGACCCGGGAAAACTGCCGTGGGCCGATCTGGGGATTGACCTGGTATTGGAGTCGACAGGCAAGTTTGCCAGTAAGGCAGGAGCCGACCTTCATTTGATAGCAGGTGCCAGGCAGGTGTTGATATCAGCACCATGTGGTGATAAGGGGGTTGAAATGGTAGTGCTTGGTGTAAATGATGCTGAGGTAAACCTGAAAGCACCGGTGCTTTCGAACGCTTCCTGTACCACCAATAACGTGGCACCGATGGTTAAAATACTGGACGATAACTGGGGTATTCTGGATGGTTACATCACCACTGTACACTCTATGACCGGCGACCAGAACTTACACGATGCACCGCATAAAGACTTACGCAGGGCAAGGGCGGCATCGGCTTCTATTATCCCAACCAGCACAGGCGCTGCAAAAGCAATTACCAATATATTCCCTCATCTGGATGGTAAACTGGGGGGTGCGGGGATCAGGGTGCCGGTATTAAACGGCTCTTTAACTGATTTTACCTGTATTCTTAAAAAGGAAACAACCATTGAAGAGATTAATGTGGCCTTTAAAAAAGCTTCGGAAAATGAGATGCGCGATATAATAGAGTATACTGAAGACCCGATAGTTTCCGTTGATATTTTAGACAATCCACATTCGTGCATCTTTGATAGTCAGCTTACTTCTATAGTGGGCGATCTGGTAAAGGTTGTTGGCTGGTATGATAATGAATCGGGGTACTCTGCACGTTTGGTAGATGTGGTGCAAAAAATTATAAAGAGTAATTAA